Proteins co-encoded in one Rudaeicoccus suwonensis genomic window:
- a CDS encoding phytoene desaturase family protein — MSRIVIVGAGFAGLSAACHLVGSGHQVTVLERNAQVGGLAGRLQQDGFTFDTGPTVMTMPELVYDALRAAGVRDPEQAAPMRRLDPAYNAHFADGSTLLVRDGVEAMRAEIAATAGESQAQAWDAFVPWLERLYEIEFPHFIDRNFDHVTDLVANPVAAAKLLRMGAFRRLGPLIDGIFDDDRLRRLFTFQALYAGVSPRRALAIYAVITYLDCVRGVFYPDGGIHALPQAMARAVVAAGGRIHADVTVTGIDRDSAGRVVAVCTDSGPQAADAVVHTGDLGRVYRDLLPDLSPPRMLRRPRHSPSAVVWHVGARGLPDAGIGHHNVHFGRAWDQSFRELLSDGRLMSAPSRLVTVPSITDPARAPGGCSTLYVLEPVPNLNAGLDWNTYRAPMRERLLAFLDVNGYPTDVVADQLVTPADWSARGLSAGTPFAFAHTFAQTGPFRAPNHEKRLPGMYFAGHGTTPGVGVPMVLISGRLAAARVIRQLGRL; from the coding sequence ATGAGCCGCATCGTGATCGTCGGCGCCGGTTTCGCCGGACTGTCGGCGGCGTGCCACCTGGTCGGGTCCGGTCATCAGGTGACGGTGCTCGAGCGCAACGCGCAGGTCGGCGGGCTCGCCGGACGACTGCAGCAGGACGGCTTCACCTTCGACACCGGCCCGACGGTCATGACCATGCCCGAACTCGTGTATGACGCGTTGCGCGCCGCGGGCGTTCGCGATCCGGAGCAGGCGGCGCCGATGCGACGGCTGGATCCGGCATACAACGCGCACTTCGCCGACGGTTCGACCCTGCTGGTGCGCGACGGGGTGGAGGCGATGCGTGCCGAGATCGCCGCCACGGCGGGGGAGTCGCAGGCGCAGGCGTGGGACGCCTTTGTGCCGTGGCTGGAGCGGCTCTACGAGATCGAGTTCCCCCACTTCATCGACCGCAATTTCGACCACGTCACCGATCTGGTCGCCAATCCGGTCGCCGCGGCAAAATTGCTGCGAATGGGGGCTTTTCGACGTCTTGGGCCGCTGATCGACGGCATCTTCGACGACGACCGACTGCGGCGCCTGTTCACCTTCCAGGCGCTGTATGCCGGAGTCTCGCCGCGACGCGCTCTGGCGATCTATGCAGTCATCACCTACCTGGACTGTGTCCGCGGCGTGTTCTATCCGGATGGCGGGATCCACGCGCTACCGCAGGCGATGGCGCGCGCCGTGGTCGCTGCGGGCGGCCGGATCCACGCGGATGTGACGGTCACCGGCATCGACCGTGACAGTGCAGGGCGCGTCGTCGCCGTGTGCACCGACAGCGGCCCGCAGGCAGCGGACGCGGTGGTCCACACCGGCGACCTGGGTCGGGTCTACCGCGACCTGCTGCCCGATCTGTCGCCGCCACGGATGCTGCGCCGGCCACGACACTCGCCGTCGGCGGTCGTCTGGCATGTCGGTGCCCGCGGGCTGCCCGATGCCGGAATCGGCCACCACAACGTGCATTTCGGCCGAGCGTGGGACCAGTCGTTCCGCGAGTTGCTCAGCGACGGCCGGCTCATGAGCGCCCCCTCCCGTCTGGTCACCGTGCCGTCGATCACCGACCCGGCGCGCGCGCCAGGCGGTTGTTCGACGTTGTACGTACTCGAGCCGGTGCCCAACCTGAACGCCGGTCTCGACTGGAACACCTACCGTGCACCCATGCGAGAGCGGTTGTTGGCCTTCCTGGACGTCAACGGCTACCCGACCGATGTGGTGGCCGACCAGCTGGTCACCCCTGCGGACTGGTCGGCGCGCGGGCTCAGCGCCGGTACGCCGTTCGCGTTCGCGCACACCTTCGCCCAGACCGGACCGTTTCGTGCGCCGAACCACGAAAAGCGTTTGCCGGGAATGTATTTCGCCGGTCACGGCACAACGCCCGGTGTGGGCGTGCCGATGGTGCTTATCAGCGGCAGACTGGCGGCAGCGCGCGTCATACGTCAGTTGGGTCGGCTGTGA
- a CDS encoding phytoene/squalene synthase family protein — protein sequence MTRASGTTYYWGTRILPPEQRRDVHAVYALCRMADDIVDAPGATEPAKLAATEHALRGLQERFEQALDGGSAGTILDAVAHTVRSRRIGPACFDRFFAAMAADLTVREYRSYEELSGYMDGSAAVIGEMMLPILQPTSDRAFGPARDLGLAFQLTNFIRDFAEDARLGRTYLPTEELRRFDVPPGIRSVTPQWRAFAAFQIERNRALYASADAGLAYLPARSADCVLTARRLYSRILDRIEGAGYDVFTARVRVPTGAKIALSADSVIRRWMTQRRRQSPIGPADRADPTHLA from the coding sequence TTGACCCGCGCGAGCGGCACGACGTATTACTGGGGCACGCGCATCCTGCCGCCCGAGCAACGCCGGGATGTGCACGCGGTCTACGCCCTGTGCCGTATGGCGGATGACATCGTCGACGCACCGGGTGCGACCGAGCCGGCGAAGCTGGCCGCCACCGAGCACGCGTTGCGGGGTCTGCAGGAGCGTTTCGAGCAGGCCCTCGACGGCGGGTCCGCAGGAACGATTCTCGACGCGGTTGCGCACACCGTTCGCAGCCGGCGCATCGGCCCTGCTTGTTTCGACAGATTCTTTGCGGCCATGGCGGCCGACCTCACAGTGCGCGAATACCGTTCCTACGAGGAGCTTTCCGGCTACATGGACGGGTCGGCTGCGGTGATCGGCGAGATGATGCTGCCGATCCTGCAGCCCACCAGCGACCGTGCGTTCGGCCCCGCGCGAGATCTGGGACTTGCCTTCCAGCTGACCAACTTCATTCGCGACTTCGCCGAGGATGCCCGACTCGGGCGCACCTACCTGCCGACGGAGGAACTTCGACGGTTCGACGTGCCGCCCGGCATACGGTCGGTGACGCCGCAGTGGCGAGCCTTCGCCGCCTTCCAGATCGAGCGGAACCGTGCGTTGTACGCCTCGGCCGACGCCGGGTTGGCGTATCTGCCGGCACGGTCGGCGGACTGTGTGCTGACGGCACGGCGGCTCTACAGCCGGATCCTCGACCGGATCGAGGGCGCCGGTTATGACGTGTTCACGGCGCGGGTGCGGGTGCCGACCGGCGCCAAGATCGCGCTGAGCGCGGACAGCGTCATACGTCGGTGGATGACACAGCGGCGTCGACAGAGTCCGATCGGTCCGGCCGATCGGGCTGATCCGACCCACCTGGCCTAG
- a CDS encoding ABC transporter ATP-binding protein: MSASVVADPHDPTRRTLPISSMAQVRTHTAGLMRQHRSALAWVIVLHALAAIAALATPRLVGDLVGELTSHTTLRAINRLCLWLAVAVVLQTILTWFARRAAFRLGETVFAQLRERFIERVVELPLSTVERSGTGDLVARTTNDIDSLSMVVRYGIPSIFVACVTTLLTFVAAMLVNPLLAVSLLVGVPLMSTSTRRYLRYATAGYLRERAAYAVGNGVITETVEGARTVDALGLSRRRRQRIDESVGEMFDAEMYTLGLRLRWFPQVDFAILGPAAIALLWGGFLVTQGHASLAQVTTVVLYAQALGDPFDDLLSWLDEIQVGATSLARIIGVEQVGPDRTATGATPASADLSADDVRYAYRPGHDVLGGVSLQLRQGERLAIVGPSGAGKSTLGRLLAGIDGPTSGTVSVGGVPLVDLTLPDLRGEVALVTQEHHVFVGTLRDNLLLAAPDADDVTLWSALRAVDAEQWARILPDGLDTTVGAGGHGLTDAQSQQLALARLVLADPHTLVLDEATSLLDPRAARHLERSLNAVVAGRTIVAIAHRLHTAHDADRVAIVEAGRISEIGSHDELLAAGGSYAELWRSWRDEPSDASASRSGAARPGGSDQPDRPDRSDSVDAAVSSTDV, from the coding sequence ATGTCGGCATCCGTCGTGGCCGACCCACACGACCCGACGCGGCGCACCCTGCCGATCTCGTCGATGGCACAGGTACGGACGCACACCGCCGGACTCATGCGGCAGCATCGGTCTGCGCTGGCCTGGGTCATCGTGCTGCATGCGCTGGCCGCGATCGCCGCCCTCGCGACGCCCCGCCTGGTCGGCGACCTCGTCGGCGAGCTGACGAGCCACACGACCCTGCGGGCGATCAACCGGTTGTGCCTGTGGCTGGCCGTCGCCGTCGTGCTGCAGACCATCCTCACCTGGTTCGCCCGGCGGGCCGCCTTCCGGCTCGGCGAGACGGTCTTCGCCCAACTGCGCGAGCGATTCATCGAGCGCGTCGTCGAACTACCGCTGTCGACCGTCGAGCGATCCGGCACGGGCGATCTGGTGGCACGGACGACCAACGACATCGACTCGCTGTCGATGGTGGTGCGCTACGGCATCCCATCGATCTTCGTCGCGTGCGTGACCACTCTGCTGACCTTCGTGGCGGCGATGCTGGTCAACCCGTTGCTGGCGGTCTCGCTGCTGGTCGGGGTCCCGTTGATGTCGACCTCCACCCGGCGCTATCTGCGCTACGCGACGGCCGGCTACCTGCGCGAGCGGGCGGCATACGCGGTCGGCAACGGAGTCATCACCGAGACCGTCGAAGGTGCGAGAACTGTTGACGCGCTGGGGCTCTCGAGGCGCAGACGGCAGCGCATCGACGAATCGGTCGGCGAGATGTTCGACGCGGAGATGTACACCCTCGGGCTGCGGCTGCGGTGGTTCCCGCAGGTGGACTTCGCCATCCTCGGGCCGGCTGCGATCGCGCTGCTGTGGGGCGGATTTCTGGTCACCCAGGGGCACGCCAGCCTCGCCCAGGTGACGACGGTCGTGCTCTACGCGCAGGCGCTGGGCGATCCGTTCGACGATCTCCTGTCGTGGCTGGACGAGATCCAGGTCGGTGCAACCTCGCTCGCCCGCATCATCGGCGTCGAGCAGGTCGGTCCCGATCGCACCGCCACCGGGGCGACGCCGGCGTCGGCCGATCTGAGCGCCGACGACGTCCGCTACGCCTACCGGCCCGGCCACGACGTGCTCGGCGGAGTCTCGCTGCAGCTGCGCCAGGGTGAGCGGCTGGCCATCGTCGGCCCCTCCGGTGCCGGCAAGTCGACCCTCGGCCGGCTGCTCGCCGGGATCGACGGCCCGACATCCGGCACCGTCAGCGTCGGCGGCGTGCCACTGGTCGACCTCACGCTGCCGGATCTGCGCGGCGAGGTCGCGCTCGTCACCCAGGAGCATCACGTCTTCGTCGGCACGTTGCGCGACAACCTGCTGCTCGCGGCGCCGGACGCGGATGACGTCACACTGTGGTCAGCCCTGCGTGCGGTCGACGCCGAGCAGTGGGCACGGATCCTGCCCGACGGCCTCGACACGACCGTCGGTGCAGGCGGGCACGGGCTGACCGATGCGCAATCGCAGCAACTGGCGCTGGCCCGGCTCGTGCTGGCCGATCCGCACACCCTGGTGCTCGACGAAGCGACCTCCCTGCTGGACCCGCGAGCGGCCCGACACCTGGAGCGCTCGCTCAACGCAGTTGTCGCCGGGCGCACGATCGTCGCGATCGCGCACCGCCTGCACACGGCGCACGATGCCGACCGGGTGGCAATCGTCGAAGCCGGCCGCATCAGCGAAATCGGTTCGCACGACGAGCTTCTCGCGGCCGGCGGCTCGTATGCCGAGCTGTGGCGGTCGTGGCGCGACGAGCCCTCGGATGCCTCCGCGAGCCGGTCCGGCGCCGCTAGGCCAGGTGGGTCGGATCAGCCCGATCGGCCGGACCGATCGGACTCTGTCGACGCCGCTGTGTCATCCACCGACGTATGA
- a CDS encoding ABC transporter transmembrane domain-containing protein: MQPLPYADPGTPDLRGPWRFLLWIARGQWRSQCGGVVYGVIWMLSQALVPAALAAAIDQGIRRHDTGSLVLWSGVILALAAIAALAGMMRHRYAVENWLRSAYRVIQLIGHKAADTGAALPRAMPTGKVVATVASDAMQVGAAYDTFGRFAAAIVSYAVVAVILLLASVQLGLVVLIGVPVLLAVLGFVLRPLQRRQAAQREEGGKLTELGADTVGGLRVLRGIGGEQTFLRRYVAQSGRVRQSGYDVAGLQSTLDAAQVLLPGIFMVIVTWLGARAVFAGSISAGELVAFYGYAAFLVMPLRTATEMTDKFTRALVAARKVIAVLEVQPDSADRGTRELPVTPSELHDSQSGVSIRPGCMTAVVSGSPADSAALADRLGRFGSEESAVTLGGVPLSQAPLEQVRSRIVVSETDPRLFTGTLRAEVDPSGAASDRELLAALEVASAADVLEALPDGLDSQVEERGRSFSGGQRQRLALARALLVALGSGTADPTLILVEPTSAVDAHTEARIAARLADARRGATTVVMTASPLLLDHADEVVFLADGRQAARGTHMQLMADDAAYRRVVVRGED; encoded by the coding sequence ATGCAACCATTGCCCTACGCCGACCCCGGCACGCCGGACCTGCGAGGGCCGTGGCGATTCCTGCTGTGGATCGCCCGTGGCCAGTGGCGCTCGCAGTGCGGCGGCGTGGTCTACGGCGTCATCTGGATGCTGTCCCAGGCACTGGTCCCCGCTGCGCTCGCGGCCGCCATCGACCAGGGCATCCGCCGGCACGACACCGGGAGTCTCGTGCTGTGGTCGGGGGTGATCCTCGCGCTCGCCGCGATCGCGGCCCTCGCCGGGATGATGCGCCATCGCTACGCCGTCGAGAACTGGCTGCGCTCGGCATACCGGGTGATCCAGTTGATCGGTCACAAAGCCGCCGACACCGGCGCCGCGCTCCCCCGCGCGATGCCGACCGGCAAAGTCGTCGCGACGGTGGCCTCTGACGCGATGCAGGTCGGGGCGGCATACGACACCTTCGGCCGGTTCGCCGCTGCGATCGTCTCGTATGCCGTGGTCGCGGTCATCCTGCTGCTTGCTTCGGTGCAACTGGGTCTGGTCGTGCTCATCGGCGTTCCGGTGCTGCTCGCCGTGCTCGGTTTTGTGCTGCGGCCGCTGCAACGTCGACAGGCCGCGCAGCGCGAGGAAGGCGGCAAGCTCACCGAACTCGGAGCCGACACCGTCGGCGGCCTTCGCGTGCTGCGGGGCATCGGCGGCGAGCAGACCTTCCTGCGCAGGTATGTCGCGCAGTCCGGCCGGGTGCGGCAGTCCGGCTATGACGTGGCCGGTCTGCAGTCGACCCTCGACGCTGCACAGGTGCTGCTGCCAGGGATCTTCATGGTGATCGTGACGTGGCTGGGCGCTCGCGCGGTCTTCGCCGGCTCGATCTCGGCCGGCGAACTCGTCGCGTTCTACGGGTATGCCGCGTTCCTGGTCATGCCCTTGCGAACCGCCACCGAGATGACCGACAAGTTCACACGTGCGCTCGTGGCGGCCCGCAAGGTCATCGCCGTGCTCGAGGTGCAACCGGACTCCGCAGACCGTGGCACGCGCGAATTGCCCGTCACACCAAGCGAATTGCACGACTCGCAGTCCGGAGTCTCGATCCGACCGGGCTGTATGACGGCCGTCGTGTCGGGCAGTCCCGCGGACTCCGCGGCGCTCGCCGACCGGTTGGGCCGCTTCGGCAGCGAGGAGTCGGCGGTGACCCTCGGTGGGGTTCCGTTGTCGCAGGCTCCGCTTGAGCAGGTGCGCTCGCGCATCGTCGTCTCGGAGACCGATCCGCGGCTGTTCACCGGAACGCTGCGGGCGGAGGTGGATCCGAGCGGGGCTGCATCCGATCGTGAACTCCTGGCTGCGCTCGAGGTCGCATCGGCCGCCGATGTGTTGGAGGCGCTGCCGGACGGCCTGGACTCCCAGGTCGAGGAGCGCGGCCGGTCCTTCTCCGGTGGCCAACGGCAGCGGCTGGCCCTGGCGCGGGCGCTTCTGGTGGCCCTCGGCTCCGGCACCGCCGACCCGACGCTGATCCTGGTCGAGCCGACGTCGGCGGTGGACGCTCACACCGAGGCCCGTATCGCGGCACGGTTGGCCGACGCCCGCCGTGGCGCGACGACCGTGGTGATGACCGCCAGTCCGTTGCTGCTGGACCATGCCGACGAGGTGGTCTTCCTGGCCGACGGCCGACAGGCCGCGCGCGGGACGCACATGCAACTGATGGCCGACGATGCGGCATACCGCCGTGTCGTCGTGAGAGGTGAGGACTGA
- a CDS encoding SURF1 family protein has product MLRTALKPRMLGLLALAIVLAAGCVYAGLWQLDVAQRDGSKSMSDQAARPAVQLEKFITPQQTFPSDGSLRKVSVTGTYDASGQVYVSGRVLHGVNGYWVVTPLLVQSTGAQIPVVRGFVPTPTAPAPASGRQEVTVEGALAPGEAPSDGIAPGDVLTTVDLATLLDHWGGNVYNGFIFMTSESPVATVAPIQTFPPPTPADSGLNLLNAGYALQWWAFAIFAFFMWGRVVRDESRAEVEAAQQASSAERDNGTADRATVGSSTTDETRHTPTKDVHV; this is encoded by the coding sequence GTGCTCCGGACAGCCCTCAAACCCCGCATGCTGGGGTTGCTCGCACTTGCGATAGTGCTGGCGGCAGGGTGCGTCTACGCCGGCCTGTGGCAGTTGGACGTCGCGCAGCGTGACGGCTCGAAATCGATGTCAGATCAGGCTGCTCGCCCCGCGGTGCAACTGGAGAAGTTCATCACGCCGCAGCAGACGTTTCCTTCGGATGGGTCGCTGCGCAAGGTGAGTGTCACGGGCACGTATGACGCTTCCGGCCAGGTTTATGTGTCCGGTCGGGTGCTGCACGGCGTCAACGGATACTGGGTCGTGACACCGCTGTTGGTGCAGTCGACGGGCGCGCAGATCCCCGTCGTCCGGGGTTTCGTCCCGACACCGACGGCCCCAGCGCCGGCCAGTGGCCGTCAGGAGGTCACCGTCGAAGGCGCGCTCGCGCCTGGCGAGGCCCCGTCGGACGGAATCGCGCCCGGCGACGTACTGACGACGGTCGACCTGGCGACCTTGCTCGACCACTGGGGCGGCAATGTCTACAACGGCTTCATCTTCATGACCTCGGAGTCGCCGGTCGCGACGGTTGCGCCGATCCAGACCTTCCCGCCACCGACCCCGGCCGACAGTGGACTCAACCTGCTGAACGCCGGTTATGCCCTGCAATGGTGGGCGTTCGCAATCTTTGCGTTCTTCATGTGGGGACGCGTCGTGCGGGACGAGAGCCGCGCGGAGGTCGAGGCTGCCCAGCAAGCGTCAAGCGCGGAGCGCGACAATGGCACGGCCGACCGCGCGACGGTCGGCTCGAGCACGACCGACGAGACCCGTCATACCCCTACCAAGGATGTTCATGTCTGA
- a CDS encoding DUF3817 domain-containing protein: protein MSDTASTRDLAPIDPERVRTPLRVFRVLAIVVAIGLLLVVVEVIMHYGYHNESLYWWLPVHGYLYIAYCVATFWLGTRMKWGLGRMAIIMLAGWVPFLSFYAEYRTTQLVRAEFGGHLPTDRVAYDDAPGQEIADRDVTGQGAPAEHDVADHDGADVQDSPAVGLDKN from the coding sequence ATGTCTGACACTGCCTCCACCCGCGACCTGGCGCCCATCGACCCGGAGCGGGTGCGTACGCCGCTGCGGGTGTTCCGCGTGCTGGCGATCGTCGTGGCGATCGGCCTGCTGCTGGTCGTCGTCGAGGTGATCATGCACTACGGCTACCACAACGAGTCGTTGTACTGGTGGCTCCCGGTGCATGGCTACCTTTACATCGCCTATTGCGTGGCGACCTTCTGGCTCGGCACCCGGATGAAGTGGGGCCTGGGCCGGATGGCGATCATCATGCTCGCCGGCTGGGTGCCCTTCCTGTCCTTCTACGCCGAATACCGCACGACGCAGCTGGTGCGCGCGGAGTTCGGTGGCCACCTGCCGACCGACCGCGTCGCGTATGACGATGCCCCGGGCCAGGAGATCGCGGACCGCGATGTGACCGGTCAGGGCGCCCCGGCGGAGCACGACGTCGCCGACCACGACGGCGCCGACGTGCAGGACAGCCCGGCCGTCGGCCTCGACAAGAACTGA
- the guaA gene encoding glutamine-hydrolyzing GMP synthase encodes MTAPLQQHPVVVLDFGAQYAQLIARRVREAALFSEVMPHTASTQEILNRQPAAIILSGGPSSVYDEGAPSLDPALLDAGVPVFGICYGFQAMVRALGGTVEHTGLREYGATQAQIDDTSSTLFNGQPGEQSVWMSHGDSASLAPEGIRVTATTPGAAVAAIEDDERQLYGVQWHPEVLHSTFGQRVLENFLLRGARLEPDWTPAAMADELIDQVRDQVGDGRALCALSGGVDSSVAAALVQRAIGDQLTCVFVDHGLLRDGEAEQVKKDFVAATGVDLVVIDATEQFLTALAGVSDPEQKRKIIGAQFIRCFEQAARDIVHDRGDDQHPVKFLVQGTLYPDVVESGGGTGAANIKSHHNVGGLPDDLQFALIEPLRLLFKDEVRQVGLELGVPEEIVHRQPFPGPGLGIRIVGEVTAERLEILRAADKIARAELTAAGLDRDIWQCPVVLLADVRSVGVQGDGRTYGHPIVLRPVSSEDAMTADWTRLPYDVLARISNRITNEVADVNRVVLDVTSKPPGTIEWE; translated from the coding sequence GTGACCGCCCCTTTGCAGCAGCACCCGGTCGTGGTGCTGGATTTCGGTGCCCAGTATGCCCAGCTCATCGCCCGGCGGGTGCGTGAGGCGGCATTGTTCAGCGAGGTGATGCCGCACACCGCGTCGACCCAGGAGATCCTGAACCGGCAGCCGGCGGCAATAATCCTCTCCGGTGGCCCGTCTTCGGTGTATGACGAGGGCGCGCCTTCCCTCGACCCGGCCCTGCTGGATGCCGGGGTCCCGGTCTTCGGCATCTGCTACGGATTCCAGGCCATGGTGCGGGCGCTCGGCGGCACCGTCGAGCACACCGGGCTGCGCGAGTACGGCGCGACCCAGGCGCAGATCGACGACACCTCCTCGACACTGTTCAACGGCCAGCCTGGCGAGCAGTCGGTGTGGATGAGCCACGGCGACTCCGCCTCACTGGCCCCCGAGGGCATCCGGGTGACCGCGACGACGCCAGGGGCTGCCGTTGCGGCGATCGAGGACGACGAGCGCCAGCTGTATGGCGTGCAGTGGCACCCCGAAGTGTTGCACTCCACGTTCGGCCAGCGGGTGCTGGAGAACTTCCTGCTGCGCGGCGCACGTCTCGAACCCGACTGGACCCCGGCCGCAATGGCCGACGAACTCATCGACCAGGTGCGCGATCAGGTCGGTGACGGACGCGCTCTGTGCGCGTTGTCCGGTGGCGTCGACTCCTCCGTCGCGGCCGCTCTTGTGCAGCGCGCGATCGGCGACCAACTCACCTGCGTGTTCGTCGATCACGGCCTGCTGCGCGACGGTGAGGCCGAGCAGGTCAAGAAGGATTTCGTCGCCGCGACCGGCGTCGATCTGGTCGTCATCGACGCCACCGAGCAGTTCCTGACCGCGCTCGCCGGTGTCAGTGACCCGGAGCAGAAGCGCAAGATCATCGGTGCTCAGTTCATCCGCTGCTTCGAGCAGGCGGCGCGCGACATCGTGCACGACCGCGGCGACGACCAGCACCCGGTGAAATTCCTGGTGCAGGGCACGCTCTACCCCGACGTCGTCGAGTCCGGCGGTGGCACCGGCGCTGCCAACATCAAGTCGCACCACAACGTCGGCGGACTGCCCGACGATCTGCAGTTCGCGTTGATCGAGCCGCTGCGGCTGTTGTTCAAGGACGAAGTGCGCCAGGTCGGGCTCGAACTCGGTGTGCCCGAGGAGATCGTGCACCGGCAGCCCTTCCCTGGCCCGGGCCTCGGCATACGTATCGTCGGCGAGGTCACCGCCGAGCGGCTGGAGATCCTGCGCGCAGCCGACAAGATCGCGCGCGCCGAACTCACCGCTGCCGGTCTCGACCGTGACATCTGGCAGTGCCCCGTGGTGTTGCTGGCCGATGTGCGATCGGTGGGCGTGCAGGGCGACGGCCGCACCTACGGGCACCCCATCGTGCTGCGGCCGGTGTCCTCGGAGGACGCGATGACGGCCGACTGGACCCGGCTGCCGTATGACGTGCTGGCGCGTATCTCGAACCGCATCACCAACGAGGTGGCTGACGTCAACCGCGTCGTACTCGATGTGACGAGCAAGCCGCCAGGCACGATCGAATGGGAGTAG
- a CDS encoding phosphatase PAP2 family protein, protein MSASPISEYRTQTQVRPVVAPRRTVPAWLHIVAMIAVAVTVMSLLVRFAIHSMRGFRFDQRLMDSVTTSAGAWSSFMDVLSRVTDFSVAACLIGCVAIAVVQRRLAVAMGAIVLVAGANVTTQVLKYRVFEAVVGNNSLPSGHTTVGLSLALAFVLVAPPSWRQVVVPFAALSATFVGAGTVAGHWHRPADVAAGGMVCLGWAAVALAVVALFQSRVVVTQARRGLLLGALLGVVVAGVAFVAMGVRPSLGISDVPVATFTLTALGVMFAIVVGWVSIAMDRIVA, encoded by the coding sequence GTGAGCGCTTCACCGATCTCGGAGTACCGGACCCAGACCCAGGTCCGCCCCGTCGTCGCGCCGCGACGCACAGTACCTGCCTGGCTGCACATCGTGGCGATGATCGCCGTCGCGGTCACTGTGATGTCGCTGCTCGTGCGTTTTGCGATCCACTCGATGCGCGGGTTCCGCTTCGACCAGCGACTGATGGACTCGGTGACCACGTCCGCGGGCGCTTGGAGCAGTTTCATGGATGTGCTGTCGCGGGTGACCGATTTCTCGGTCGCGGCGTGCCTCATCGGCTGCGTGGCGATCGCGGTGGTGCAGCGCAGGCTCGCCGTCGCCATGGGAGCGATCGTGCTGGTCGCGGGGGCGAATGTCACCACGCAGGTGCTGAAGTATCGCGTCTTCGAGGCGGTGGTCGGCAACAACAGCCTGCCCAGCGGGCACACAACGGTAGGGCTGTCGCTGGCGCTCGCATTCGTGCTCGTGGCGCCCCCGTCGTGGCGCCAGGTCGTCGTGCCGTTTGCGGCGCTGTCGGCAACCTTCGTTGGGGCCGGCACAGTCGCCGGGCATTGGCACCGTCCGGCGGACGTCGCTGCGGGCGGAATGGTGTGTCTCGGCTGGGCAGCCGTTGCCCTCGCCGTGGTGGCGCTGTTCCAGAGCCGGGTCGTGGTGACGCAGGCGCGGCGCGGGCTGCTTCTCGGGGCGCTGCTCGGTGTCGTTGTGGCTGGTGTTGCGTTCGTGGCGATGGGCGTCCGCCCGTCACTGGGCATCTCGGACGTGCCGGTCGCGACGTTCACGCTGACGGCGCTCGGGGTGATGTTCGCGATCGTGGTCGGCTGGGTCTCGATCGCGATGGACCGCATCGTCGCCTGA